TGGGCAAGCTGAGCGCGGAAGAGCGTCCGGTTGTTGGACAGGTAGCCAATGAGGTGCGGGAGGCGATTGAAGAAGTCGTTAACCGTAAGCAAGACGAGTTCACGAAAGCGGAAACGAATGAGCGTCTGCAAGCGGAAAAGATCGATGTTACGCTACCTGGACGCACACTGCCGCAAGGCGGACTGCACCCACTCAACAAAGTGATTGAGCAAATCGAGGATATTTTTACAGGCATGGGATATCGAGTGGCTGAGGGTCCACAGGCTGAGACGGATTATTATAACTTCGAAGCATTGAACCTGCCTAAAAATCACCCCGCACGCGATATGCAGGATTCATTTTACCTGACTGAGGATCTGTTGATGCGTACCCATACGTCACCAGTTCAGATTCGCGCGATGGAAGCGATGAAGGGCGAAACACCTATTAAGGTTATCTGTCCGGGTACGGTTTTCCGACGTGATGATGACGATGCAACACATTCTTTTCAATTCCACCAGATTGAAGGGCTTGTCATTGGAAAAGACATTCGCATGAGTGATTTGAAAGGAACCTTACTTCAATTTGCACGCG
The Paenibacillus peoriae DNA segment above includes these coding regions:
- the pheS gene encoding phenylalanine--tRNA ligase subunit alpha encodes the protein MSETIQMKEHLLALKEEALEVLEKVATPKELADLRVKYSGKKGALTEILRGMGKLSAEERPVVGQVANEVREAIEEVVNRKQDEFTKAETNERLQAEKIDVTLPGRTLPQGGLHPLNKVIEQIEDIFTGMGYRVAEGPQAETDYYNFEALNLPKNHPARDMQDSFYLTEDLLMRTHTSPVQIRAMEAMKGETPIKVICPGTVFRRDDDDATHSFQFHQIEGLVIGKDIRMSDLKGTLLQFAREMFGESTEIRLRPSFFPFTEPSAEVDVTFVKKNGERVWIEILGCGMVHPKVLEMGGFDPEVYSGFAFGMGVERIAILKYGIDDIRHFYNSDLSFLKQFARQ